In Actinoplanes octamycinicus, the genomic window GGGCCGGTGTGCCGATGCTCCCGGTGGTCCGCTCGGTCGCCCGGGTCAACTTCGAGATCGTGCTCTACACCGTGCTCACCGTGGCGTCCTCGCTGATCGCCTGGCCGCTCGGGCGGGACCTGGGGCTGGGCTGGATCTACGGCGCCGCCGCGGTGCTCACCGGCGGGCTCTTCCTGGGCGAGTCGATCCGGCTGGTCTACCAGACCCGCAACGGCGGCATGGTGAAGCCGATGCGGCTGTTCCAGCTCTCGATCACATACCTGACGCTGCTCTTCATGGCGATCGCCGTGGATGCCCTGATCTGAGGTCGCGTTCAGTCAGCGGGTTACGGCCTTGTCGCACACGATGCCCGGATTGTGACCAGTGTCAACTACGTTCCGTCACTCGATCGACGGATTCTGGTGACTGCACAATTCGGGCGAAATTGGTGCATAACTATACGCCGACTGCGGAAACCTGCTGGTAACTCCAATCACAAAAGGCGTCCGGAGTACCCCGCGGCGCGTCGCTGATTGCTTAGGCTGCGAGGCATGGCAGAAGGTTCCGTAATGACGCTGACCTCCGAGATCAAGTCTTTCGCCGCCGGGCACGGCGGCGCCAAGGCGGTCATCGAGTACGTCGGTAAGCGCGGCGCCCGCATCGTCCTGGTCGGTGAGGATGGCGAGTGGTCCGACCAGTTCGCCCAGGACACCGGCGTCGCCCGGGAGGCCTGCGAGCACGCCGGCGTCCAGGTCGAGAACGAGTGGGAGCGCGAGCTCCTGGAGCAGATGCGTCCCAGCAACGACCTGTGGCGGTCGATGGCGCGCCGGAGCATGGCCCGCTGATGGCCGCTCCGGACGCCCGGGTCGCCCTGGTCACCTGCGCCCACTTCCCCGACCTGTGGGAGGACGACCACCCGCTGCGCGACGCGCTGCTCGCGCGCGGGGTCGCCGTCGAGGTGCTGCGCTGGGACGACGCGGACGCGGACTGGTCGCGGTTCGACCTGACCGTGATCCGGTCGCCGTGGGACTACGTCGCCCGCCACGAGCAGTTCGTGGCCTGGGCGCGCAGCGTCCCCCGGCTGGCCAACCCGGGCGACATCATCGCCTGGAACACCGACAAGCGGTACCTGAGCGACCTCGCCGCGGCCGGCGTCCCGGTCATCCCGACCGACTTCGTCGGCCCGGGGGAGACCTGGTCCCCACCGGCCACCGGCGAGTGGGTGGTCAAGCCGACCGTCTCGGCCGGCAGCCAGGACACCGCCCGCTACACCTTCCCCGAGCAGCTCGACCAGGCCCGGGCGCACGTGGCCCGGCTCACCGCGAGCGGCCGCACCGCGATGATCCAGCCCTACCTCGCCGCGGTCGCCACCGCCGGCGAGACCGCGCTGCTCTGCTTCCCGGACGCGGCCGGCGAGCTGAGCTTCAGCCACGCGATCCGCAAGGGCCCGATGCTGCGGCAGACCGGCGAGCACACGATCGACGTGGGCAGCGAGGAGATCACCCCGCGCACCCCGTCGGAGGCCGAGCTGGAGGTCGCCCGCCAGGTCCTCGCCGCGGTCCCGGGCGGCGCCAAGCGCCTGCTCTACGCCCGCGTCGACGTGATCCCGGGCGCGGACGGCAAGCCACAGATGATCGAGCTGGAGCTCACCGAGCCGGCGCTGTTCCTGCGCACGGCCCCGGGCGCCGCCGACCGCCTCGCCGACGCCATCCTGGCTCGCCTCTAACCCCACACCCACGAAAGTCCGGGCCGCGACCTCCGTCGCGGCCCGCTCCTTTTTCCCGCCCTCCCGGCGCTCGTGCGGTGAAGCGCCAGCCGGAACCGCGAGGCGCGCCGCGGCCCGAATCGCAGCGCGCCTCGCGGTGGTCCAGCTGGCTCCCATGGGTGTTTCGAGGGCCGTGAGGCACCCGTGAGGCCCAGCCGGGATCGTGAGGCGGGCCGCGGTCCGGGTCGCAGCGCGCCTTGCGGTGGTTCGGCTGGTTCCCACGGGTGTTTGGAGGGATGTCAGGCACCCGTGAGGCCCAGCCGGGATCGTGAGGCGCGATGCGGTCCGGGTTGCAGCGCGCCTCGCGGTGGCCCGGCTGGGCCTCACGGGTGTTTGGAGGGATGTGAGGCACCCGTGAGGCCCAGCCGGGGTGGTGAGGCGCGCGCCTTGCGGTGGTTCGGCTGGTTCTCACCAACCCGGGCGTGCCGGGACCGGGCTGCGTCCCTGTGGGCGGGGAGTGGCGGGTCAGGAGGCGGGGACGGGCTCCTGGGCCGGCGCCGGATCCGTGGTGGACGCGGCCGGGGCGGTGAGGGCGGGACGTTCGCGCAGGGACCAGAGGACGGCCAGGGTGGCGCACCAGACCAGGCCGGCGCCGAGCATGTGGGCGGCGACCAGGATCACCGGAAGGTGGGTGAAGTACTGGACGAAGCCGATCAGGCCCTGGGCCAGCTCGACGGCGACCAGGACCAGCGCGGCGCGGACCGCGGCCGGCGGGGCCGGGACGGCGCGCAGCGCGAACCACAGGGCCACCGAGAGGCCGATCAGCAGGAAGACCAGGTCGGCGTGGACCTGGGAGATCGCCGCCGGGTCGAGGCCGTTGCGCTTGGCGCCGCGGTCGCCGGAGTGCGGGCCGCTGCCGGTGACGACCACGCCGACCGCGACCACGGCCAGGCTGGCCAGCGCGGTCAGCCGGGCCAGGGCGCGCAGCGGTGCCGGGACCAGCGAGCGGGGGGCGCCGTCGCCCTCGTCGATCCGGCGCCAGAACGCGTAGGCCACCGAGATCAGCGCGATGGAGAGCAGGAAGTGCAGGCCGACCACCCACGGGTTCAGGTGGGTGAGCACGGTGATGCCGCCGACCACGCCCTGCATCGGGATGCCCAGGCCGACCGCGACCGACAGCCAGACCAGCGAGCGGCGGCGGGGCCGGGCCAGCGCGCCGAGGAAGCAGGCGATGGCGAGGCCGGCCAGCACGAAGGTGAGCAGCCGGTTGCCGAACTCGATGACGCCGTGCACGCCCATCGCCGCGGTCGTCGTGTAGGACTCGTCGGTGCACCGCGGCCAGGTCGGGCAGCCGAGGCCGGAGTCGGTGAGCCGGACCGCCGCGCCGGTGACGATCAGCGCGACGTTGGCGACCAGGGACGCGCACGCCAGGGGGCGCAGCCAGGCGGCGAACGGGCGGAACAGCGGCGCGAAGGACTTCACCCGTGGCATCGTACGCCCGAATTTGATCTTGAAAGGAGGCGTCCCCGGCGGCCGGTGTGATGGATCACCCGGGGATCGGTTTGCAGCCTCCCGAGGAAATACGTAACGTTGCCGTAGTGAAAAACCAGGTGCAGCTCGGAGACGGTGCGGTGGCGACAGCCGCCGCGTCGGACGGGCGCACCCGCGATCGGGTCGCCCAGCTGTTGCTGGAGCGCGGCGCGGCCACCGCGGCCGAGCTCGGCGCCTGTCTCGGCCTGAGCCCCGCGGCGATCCGCAAGCACCTGGACGCGATGCTGTCCGACGCGCTCGTCGAGACCCGCGAGGTGCGCCGCACCGGCCCGCGCGGCCGTGGCCGCCCGGCCAAGGCGTTCGTGCTCACCGCCGCCGCCCGGGAGAGCCTGCCGCACCACTACGACAACATCGCCGCCGCGGCGCTCCGCTGGATCGCCCAGCACAACGGGCCGGAGGCGGTCACCGCGTTCGCCGGTTCGCAGATCCAGGCCCTGGAGGACCGCTGCCGCACCGCCCTGGAGGAGGCCGGCACCGATCCGATCGCGCGGGCGGAGGCACTCGCCGACGCGCTGACCGCGGAGGGCTACGCTGCCAGCGCGACCACGATCGCGTCCGGCGGACAGTTGTGCCAGCACCACTGCCCGGTGGCCCACGTGGCTGCCGAGTTCCCTCAGCTGTGCGACGCCGAGACCGAAGTCATCTCCCGGCTCATCGGCACCCACGTGCAGCGCCTCGCCACCATCGCGCACGGCGACGGGGTGTGCACCACGCACATCCCCGCTCGCGGTTCGCGCATCACCGCCACCACGGTTAGGACAGATAGCAATGACTGACCAGATCGTCACTCAGGAAGAGCACCTCGCCGCTCTTGGCAAGTACGAGTACGGCTGGGCCGATGCCGACGTCGCCGGCGCTGCCGCGCAGCGTGGCCTGTCCGAGGCCGTGGTGCGGGACATCTCCGCGAAGAAGAGCGAGCCGCAGTGGATGCTCGACCTGCGGCTCAAGGGCCTGCGCCTGTTCGACCGCAAGCCGATGCCGAACTGGGGCGCCGACCTCACCGGCATCGACTTCCAGAACATCAAGTACTTCGTCCGCTCCACCGAGAAGCAGGCCGCCAGCTGGGAGGACCTGCCGGAGGACATCAAGGCGACGTACGACAAGCTGGGCATCCCGGAGGCGGAGAAGCAGCGTCTGGTGGCCGGCGTCGCCGCGCAGTACGAGTCCGAGGTCGTCTACCACGCGATCCGTGAGGACCTCGAGCAGCAGGGTGTCATCTTCCTGGACACCGACACCGCGCTGAAGCAGCACGAGGACATCTTCAAGGAGTACTTCGGCACGGTCATCCCGGTCGGCGACAACAAGTTCGCCGCGCTGAACACCAGCGTGTGGTCCGGCGGCTCGTTCATCTACGTGCCGAAGGGCGTGCACGTCGACATCCCGCTGCAGGCCTACTTCCGGATCAACACGGAGAACATGGGCCAGTTCGAGCGGACCCTGATCATCGCCGACGAGGGCAGCTACGTGCACTACGTCGAGGGCTGCACGGCGCCGATCTACTCGTCCGACTCGCTGCACTCCGCGGTCGTCGAGATCATCGTGAAGAAGAACGCCCGGGTGCGGTACACGACCATCCAGAACTGGTCGAACAACGTCTACAACCTGGTCACCAAGCGCGCCACCTGCGAGGAGGGCGCGACCATGGAGTGGATCGACGGCAACATCGGCTCCAAGGTGACGATGAAGTACCCGGCGGTCTACATGACCGGCCCGCACGCCAAGGGCGAGGTGCTCTCGATCGCGATGGCCGGTGAGGGCCAGCACCAGGACTCCGGCGCCAAGATGGTGCACGCCGCGCCGTACACGTCCTCGACCATCGTGTCGAAGTCGATCGCCCGGGGCGGTGGCCGCACGTCGTACCGGGGCCTGGTCCAGGTGCTGGAGGGCTCCTCGCACTCGAAGAGCACGGTCAAGTGCGACGCGCTGCTGGTCGACACGGTCTCCCGCTCGGACACGTACCCGTACGTGGACATCCGCGAGGACGACGTGAACATGGGCCACGAGGCGACCGTCTCCAAGGTCAGCGAGGACCAGCTCTTCTACCTGATGAGCCGCGGCCTGACCGAGGACGAGGCGATGGCGATGATCGTGCGTGGCTTCATCGAGCCGATCGCCAAGGAGCTCCCGATGGAGTACGCGCTGGAGCTGAACCGCCTGATCGAGCTGCAGATGGAAGGGGCCGTGGGTTAACCGGCCCGGGGCTCAGCTGACAAGCGCAAAGAAGCGGACATAAGGAAGAAATGACTACCGAGGCCATCGCCCCGCCGAGCACCAAGTCGCAGGTGCTGCGCTCCTTCGACGTCGCCGACTTCCCGGCCCTGACCGGCCTGGAGGAGGAATGGCGTTTCACCCCGCTCAAGCGGCTGCGTGACCTGGTCACGGCCACGTCGCTGGGCGGCGCGGCGCCTTCCGTGGAGTTCGGCGACCTGCCGGCCGGCGTGACGGTCTCGACCGCCGACGACGTCGACCCGGTGCTCACCCCGTTCGACCGGATCAGCGCCCTGGCCTACGGCTCGGCCGCCGGCGTCACCGTGATCGAGGTGGCGGCCGAGGCGGTGCCCGCCGAGGCGGCGGTGATCCGGCTGGTCGGCAAGGGCGGCGCGGCCGCGGCCGCCCGCACCGTGGTCAGGGTCGGCCAGTTCGCCAAGGCCACCGTCGTGCTGGAGCAGACCGGCACGGTCACCCTGGCCGACAACGTCGAGGTGATCATCGGCGACGGCGCCCAGCTCACCTTCGTGACGCTGGCCGAGTGGGACCACGACGCGGTGCAGGCCCAGCACGTCAAGTTCCGGGTCGGCAAGGACGCCCGGGTGCAGCACGTGCAGGTGACCCTGGGCGGCGACCTGGTCCGCCAGTTCACCAGCGTCGACTACGCCGGCCGCGGCGGCGACGCCGAGCTGTGGGGCCTCTACTTCGCCGACGCCGGGCAGCACCACGAGCACCGCCAGCTGGTCGACCACTCGGTGCCGGACTGCCGCAGCTACGTCGGTTACCGGGGCGCCCTGCAGGGCAAGTCCGCGCACACCGTCTGGGTCGGCGACGTGCTGATCCGGGCCGCCGCCACCGGCACCGACACGTACGAGATCAACCGGAACCTGGTGCTGACCGACGGCGCCCGCGCCGACTCGGTCCCCAACCTGGAGATCGAGACCGGCGAGGTGGCCGGCGCCGGCCACGCGAGCGCCACCGGCCGCTTCGACGACGAGCAGCTGTTCTACCTGATGGCCCGCGGCATCCCCGAGGGGGACGCGCGCAAGCTGGTGGTCCGCGGCTTCTTCGCCGAGCTGATCAACAAGATCCCGGTCGAGGAGCTGCGCGAGCGGCTCGGCGACGCGATCGAGGCCCGCCTGGCCGAGGCCGGTCAGTGACCACGTTCGAGAACGTCGGACCGGCGTCCGACATCGCGAAGGGCACGTCGCTCCAGGTGGAGGTCGACGGCGTCGAGATCGCGGTGGTGCACGCCGACGACGACAACTTCTACGCGGTCCGGGACGAGTGCAGCCACGCCTCGGTGGCGCTCTCCGAGGGCGAGGTCGACGGGTGCACGCTGGAGTGCTGGCTGCACGGCTCGCGCTTCGACCTGCGTACCGGTGAGCCCTCCGGACCGCCCGCCATCGACCCGGTGGCGGTCTACCCCGTCGAGATCCGCGACGGAGACATCTACGTTTCGACGACACCGAGCAATGGAGTAGAGCCGTGAGCACCCTGGAGATCCGCGACCTGCAGGTTTCGGTGAAGCTGCCCGATGGCGAGCTGAAGCCGATCCTGGCCGGGGTCGACCTCACCATCAAGTCGGGCGAGACGCACGCCATCATGGGCCCGAACGGCTCCGGCAAGTCGACCCTGGCGTACTCCATCGCCGGCCACCCGAAGTACGAGATCACCGGCGGCTCGGTGACCCTGGACGGTCAGGACGTGCTGGAGCTGAGCGTGGACGAGCGCGCCCGGGCCGGCCTCTTCCTGGCCATGCAGTACCCGGTCGAGGTCCCCGGCGTCTCGGTGGCCAACTTCCTGCGCACCGCGAAGACCGCGATCGACGGCGAGGCGCCGAAACTGCGCACCTGGGCCGGCGAGCTGCGCGGCGCCATGGAGAAACTGCAGATGGACCCGGCCTTCGCGCAGCGCAACGTGAACGAGGGCTTCTCCGGCGGGGAGAAGAAGCGGCACGAGATCATGCAGCTCGAGCTGCTCAAGCCGAAGATGGCGATCCTCGACGAGACCGACTCCGGCCTGGACATCGACGCGCTGCGGATCGTCAGCGAGGGCGTCAACCGGGTCCGCGAGACCGGTGCCACCGGCTTCCTGCTGATCACCCACTACACCCGGATCCTGCGCTACATCAAGCCGGACTTCGTGCACGTCTTCGTCGGCGGCAAGATCGTCGAGGAGGGCGGCCCGGAGCTGGCCGAGGAACTCGAGGTGTCGGGCTACGAGAAGTTCCTCGCCAAGGCATAAGGACCAGATCATGAGCTTCGACGTCGCGCGGGTGCGCAAGGACTTCCCGATCTTCGAGCGGGAGGTGAACGGCCACCCGCTGGTCTACCTGGACAGCGCCAACACCTCGCAGAAGCCGGTGCAGGTGCTCGACGTCATGCGCCTGCACCAGGAGAAACACAACGGGAACGTGTCGCGCTCGGTGCACACCCTGGGCACCGAGTCGACCGAGATGTACGAGGCCGCCCGCGCCAAGATCGCCGCGTTCATCGGCGCGGGCACCCCGGACGAGGTGGTGTTCACCAAGAACTCCACCGAGGCGATCAACCTGGTCGCGCACGCGGCCGGGTCGTTCCTGCGGCTCGGCCCGGGCGACGAGATCGTCATCTCCGAGATGGAGCACCACTCCAACCTGGTGCCCTGGCAGCTGCTCTGCGAGCGGACCGGCGCCACGCTGCGCTGGTTCGGCATCACCGACGAGGGCCGGCTCGACGAGTCGCAGCTGGACGAGCTGGTCAACGAGCGCACCAAGCTGGTCTCGGTGGTGCACATGTCCAACGTGCTCGGCACCATCAACGACGTGACCCGGCTGGTCGAGCGGGCCCGTCAGGTCGGCGCGCTGGTCATGCTGGACGCCTCGCAGTCGGTGCCGCACCTGCCGATCGACGTACGGCAGCTCGGTGTCGACTTCATCGCCTTCACCGGGCACAAGATGCTCGGCCCGACCGGCATCGGCGCGCTCTGGGGGCGGTTCGAGCTGCTCGCCGAGATGCCGCCGTTCCTGGCCGGCGGGTCGATGATCGAGACTGTCTCGATGGCGAAGACGACGTACGCTCCGCCGCCGGCCCGCTTCGAGGCCGGCACCCCGCCGATCACCGAGGCGATCGGGCTGGGCGCGGCGGTCGACTACCTGACCGGGCTCGGGATGGAGAACATCCACCGGCACGAGCAGGAGATCACGGCGTACGCGCTGGAGCAGCTCGCCGCGGTCCCCGGCGTCCGGATCTTCGGCCCGGCCTCGCCTCTCAACCGGGGCGGCACCGTGTCGTTCGGTGTGGACGGGGTACACCCGCACGATGTGGGACAGATCCTGGACGCGCTCGGCGTCGAGGTCCGGGTCGGCCACCACTGCGCCCGGCCGGTCTGCGTGCGGTTCGCGGTGCCGGCGATGACCCGGGCCTCGTTCTACCTCTACACGACCACGGAGGAGATCGACGCCCTGGCGCGCGGTCTCGACCAGGTCCGGAAGGTGTTCGGCTGATGATGCTCGACGGGCTGTACCAGGAGATCATCCTGGACCACTACAAGAACCCGCACGGGCGTGGCCTGCGCGACCCCTTCGACGGCGAAGCGCACCACGTCAACCCGACCTGCGGCGACGAGATCACCGTACGGGTCAGCTCGGACCTCTCCGAGATCTCGTACGACGGTCTCGGCTGCTCGATCAGCCAGGCGTCCGCCTCGGTGCTGCACGAGCTGCTGCAGGGCAAGGACCGGCACGACGCCGCCGAGATCCACCACGCGTTCGTGGAGCTGATGCAGAGCCGCGGCCAGGTGGAACCGGACGAGGACGTGCTCGGCGACGGGATCGCCTTCGCCGGCGTGGCGAAATTCCCCGCCCGGGTGAAGTGTGCCCTGCTGCCGTGGATGGCATTCAAGGACGCCGCGGCGCGTGCCGGCGTCGACGTGGGCGCGAGCCCGGAGGTGAAGGCATGACCGACAAGACCGACGAGGTTCCCGCGTGGCTCGCCGAGGAGCGCGCCGCAGCTGAAGAGGCCGGC contains:
- a CDS encoding ATP-grasp domain-containing protein; the encoded protein is MAAPDARVALVTCAHFPDLWEDDHPLRDALLARGVAVEVLRWDDADADWSRFDLTVIRSPWDYVARHEQFVAWARSVPRLANPGDIIAWNTDKRYLSDLAAAGVPVIPTDFVGPGETWSPPATGEWVVKPTVSAGSQDTARYTFPEQLDQARAHVARLTASGRTAMIQPYLAAVATAGETALLCFPDAAGELSFSHAIRKGPMLRQTGEHTIDVGSEEITPRTPSEAELEVARQVLAAVPGGAKRLLYARVDVIPGADGKPQMIELELTEPALFLRTAPGAADRLADAILARL
- a CDS encoding COX15/CtaA family protein, which encodes MKSFAPLFRPFAAWLRPLACASLVANVALIVTGAAVRLTDSGLGCPTWPRCTDESYTTTAAMGVHGVIEFGNRLLTFVLAGLAIACFLGALARPRRRSLVWLSVAVGLGIPMQGVVGGITVLTHLNPWVVGLHFLLSIALISVAYAFWRRIDEGDGAPRSLVPAPLRALARLTALASLAVVAVGVVVTGSGPHSGDRGAKRNGLDPAAISQVHADLVFLLIGLSVALWFALRAVPAPPAAVRAALVLVAVELAQGLIGFVQYFTHLPVILVAAHMLGAGLVWCATLAVLWSLRERPALTAPAASTTDPAPAQEPVPAS
- a CDS encoding helix-turn-helix transcriptional regulator codes for the protein MKNQVQLGDGAVATAAASDGRTRDRVAQLLLERGAATAAELGACLGLSPAAIRKHLDAMLSDALVETREVRRTGPRGRGRPAKAFVLTAAARESLPHHYDNIAAAALRWIAQHNGPEAVTAFAGSQIQALEDRCRTALEEAGTDPIARAEALADALTAEGYAASATTIASGGQLCQHHCPVAHVAAEFPQLCDAETEVISRLIGTHVQRLATIAHGDGVCTTHIPARGSRITATTVRTDSND
- the sufB gene encoding Fe-S cluster assembly protein SufB, whose protein sequence is MTDQIVTQEEHLAALGKYEYGWADADVAGAAAQRGLSEAVVRDISAKKSEPQWMLDLRLKGLRLFDRKPMPNWGADLTGIDFQNIKYFVRSTEKQAASWEDLPEDIKATYDKLGIPEAEKQRLVAGVAAQYESEVVYHAIREDLEQQGVIFLDTDTALKQHEDIFKEYFGTVIPVGDNKFAALNTSVWSGGSFIYVPKGVHVDIPLQAYFRINTENMGQFERTLIIADEGSYVHYVEGCTAPIYSSDSLHSAVVEIIVKKNARVRYTTIQNWSNNVYNLVTKRATCEEGATMEWIDGNIGSKVTMKYPAVYMTGPHAKGEVLSIAMAGEGQHQDSGAKMVHAAPYTSSTIVSKSIARGGGRTSYRGLVQVLEGSSHSKSTVKCDALLVDTVSRSDTYPYVDIREDDVNMGHEATVSKVSEDQLFYLMSRGLTEDEAMAMIVRGFIEPIAKELPMEYALELNRLIELQMEGAVG
- the sufD gene encoding Fe-S cluster assembly protein SufD, whose protein sequence is MTTEAIAPPSTKSQVLRSFDVADFPALTGLEEEWRFTPLKRLRDLVTATSLGGAAPSVEFGDLPAGVTVSTADDVDPVLTPFDRISALAYGSAAGVTVIEVAAEAVPAEAAVIRLVGKGGAAAAARTVVRVGQFAKATVVLEQTGTVTLADNVEVIIGDGAQLTFVTLAEWDHDAVQAQHVKFRVGKDARVQHVQVTLGGDLVRQFTSVDYAGRGGDAELWGLYFADAGQHHEHRQLVDHSVPDCRSYVGYRGALQGKSAHTVWVGDVLIRAAATGTDTYEINRNLVLTDGARADSVPNLEIETGEVAGAGHASATGRFDDEQLFYLMARGIPEGDARKLVVRGFFAELINKIPVEELRERLGDAIEARLAEAGQ
- a CDS encoding non-heme iron oxygenase ferredoxin subunit, with the protein product MTTFENVGPASDIAKGTSLQVEVDGVEIAVVHADDDNFYAVRDECSHASVALSEGEVDGCTLECWLHGSRFDLRTGEPSGPPAIDPVAVYPVEIRDGDIYVSTTPSNGVEP
- the sufC gene encoding Fe-S cluster assembly ATPase SufC, whose protein sequence is MSTLEIRDLQVSVKLPDGELKPILAGVDLTIKSGETHAIMGPNGSGKSTLAYSIAGHPKYEITGGSVTLDGQDVLELSVDERARAGLFLAMQYPVEVPGVSVANFLRTAKTAIDGEAPKLRTWAGELRGAMEKLQMDPAFAQRNVNEGFSGGEKKRHEIMQLELLKPKMAILDETDSGLDIDALRIVSEGVNRVRETGATGFLLITHYTRILRYIKPDFVHVFVGGKIVEEGGPELAEELEVSGYEKFLAKA
- a CDS encoding cysteine desulfurase translates to MSFDVARVRKDFPIFEREVNGHPLVYLDSANTSQKPVQVLDVMRLHQEKHNGNVSRSVHTLGTESTEMYEAARAKIAAFIGAGTPDEVVFTKNSTEAINLVAHAAGSFLRLGPGDEIVISEMEHHSNLVPWQLLCERTGATLRWFGITDEGRLDESQLDELVNERTKLVSVVHMSNVLGTINDVTRLVERARQVGALVMLDASQSVPHLPIDVRQLGVDFIAFTGHKMLGPTGIGALWGRFELLAEMPPFLAGGSMIETVSMAKTTYAPPPARFEAGTPPITEAIGLGAAVDYLTGLGMENIHRHEQEITAYALEQLAAVPGVRIFGPASPLNRGGTVSFGVDGVHPHDVGQILDALGVEVRVGHHCARPVCVRFAVPAMTRASFYLYTTTEEIDALARGLDQVRKVFG
- the sufU gene encoding Fe-S cluster assembly sulfur transfer protein SufU — encoded protein: MMLDGLYQEIILDHYKNPHGRGLRDPFDGEAHHVNPTCGDEITVRVSSDLSEISYDGLGCSISQASASVLHELLQGKDRHDAAEIHHAFVELMQSRGQVEPDEDVLGDGIAFAGVAKFPARVKCALLPWMAFKDAAARAGVDVGASPEVKA